The following are from one region of the Betaproteobacteria bacterium genome:
- a CDS encoding tripartite tricarboxylate transporter substrate binding protein, which translates to MLGNVSTLAIAKALNPRLSYDPPRDFAPITLITTSENVLVLHPSVPASSVKALIAYAKANPRKLNFGSSGNGTTSHLGGAMFAHASGIEMTHVPYKGSAPMLTDLLSGQLQLAFSSVPTALPHIRSGRLRALAVTRPQRSAMLPELPTVQEAAGLASFEISLWQGIVAPAAVPRAIVEKLNRQIVASLRTPELERKLNARGLDVVGSTPEQFAAYMREEIAKWTQVVKATGARID; encoded by the coding sequence ATGCTCGGCAACGTAAGCACGCTGGCGATCGCGAAGGCGCTGAACCCGCGTCTGAGCTACGACCCGCCGCGAGACTTCGCGCCGATCACCTTGATCACCACCAGCGAGAACGTGCTGGTGCTGCACCCTTCCGTCCCGGCCTCGTCGGTCAAGGCGCTCATAGCCTACGCCAAGGCCAATCCGCGCAAGCTCAACTTCGGCTCGTCGGGCAACGGCACCACCTCGCACCTGGGCGGGGCGATGTTCGCTCACGCGTCCGGCATCGAGATGACGCACGTGCCGTACAAGGGCAGCGCTCCGATGCTCACCGACTTGTTGTCGGGGCAGCTGCAATTGGCCTTTTCCTCCGTGCCCACCGCCCTGCCCCACATCAGAAGCGGGCGCCTGCGCGCACTGGCGGTCACGCGTCCTCAACGCTCCGCGATGCTGCCCGAGTTGCCCACCGTTCAGGAGGCAGCCGGTCTCGCGAGCTTCGAAATCTCGTTGTGGCAGGGCATCGTCGCGCCGGCAGCCGTACCGCGCGCGATCGTGGAAAAGTTGAACCGGCAGATCGTCGCGAGCCTGCGCACGCCGGAGCTCGAGCGCAAGCTCAACGCACGAGGGCTCGATGTCGTCGGCAGCACGCCGGAGCAGTTCGCGGCCTACATGCGCGAGGAGATCGCCAAGTGGACGCAGGTCGTCAAGGCGACCGGCGCGCGCATCGATTGA
- a CDS encoding FAD-dependent oxidoreductase: MSDPSVTVVGAGIVGVASSLWLQRAGFKVTLIDAGAVGEGASFGNAGNISPGAVVPYLIPGIWRESPGWLLDPEGPLAVRPGYFLKVLPWLTTAVKSAKEEAALATSRAMHALHGGTLQAYETLTRGTEAEDLIELSGQLYVSEKPNTAQGSELAQRMREMAGVKTTVLDWMEIRELEPSLAPVFKSGLLLPNNGRCKNPHQLVTTLARTAERGGATILRGKVDGFQTYGEQVRAIVVDGKPQAVERVVIAAGADSAGLAAQLGTRVPLEAERGYHITIADPGVAPRMPVTHTDAKFACSPMNVGLRLAGTVEYAGIDSEPNWRRAELLKAQARRMFPGVRLDKVTRWAGNRPSLPDGLPVLGTAPKFANAYFAFGNSHFGMSAGPVMGKVIAEIVAGGKPSIDVAPFDPARFGKGRAA; the protein is encoded by the coding sequence ATGAGCGATCCGAGCGTCACGGTGGTCGGCGCCGGCATCGTCGGCGTCGCCTCCAGCTTATGGCTGCAACGCGCAGGCTTCAAGGTCACGCTGATCGATGCGGGCGCGGTCGGCGAAGGCGCATCGTTCGGCAATGCGGGCAACATCAGTCCCGGCGCCGTCGTGCCGTATCTGATTCCCGGCATCTGGCGCGAGTCGCCCGGTTGGCTGCTCGATCCGGAAGGGCCGCTCGCGGTGCGTCCCGGCTACTTTCTCAAGGTGTTGCCCTGGCTCACCACCGCTGTGAAGTCGGCCAAGGAGGAAGCGGCACTGGCCACCTCGCGCGCCATGCACGCGCTGCATGGCGGCACGTTGCAAGCCTACGAAACGCTGACGCGCGGGACCGAGGCCGAGGACTTGATCGAGCTTTCGGGCCAACTCTACGTGTCCGAGAAGCCGAATACGGCCCAGGGCTCCGAGCTTGCGCAGCGCATGCGGGAGATGGCAGGCGTGAAGACGACGGTGCTCGACTGGATGGAGATCCGCGAGCTCGAGCCTTCGCTTGCACCCGTGTTCAAGAGCGGCCTCCTGCTGCCGAACAATGGTCGCTGCAAGAATCCGCATCAACTGGTCACAACGCTCGCACGCACCGCTGAGCGGGGCGGCGCGACCATTCTGCGCGGCAAGGTCGACGGCTTCCAGACCTATGGCGAACAGGTTCGGGCCATCGTGGTCGATGGCAAGCCGCAGGCGGTCGAGCGCGTCGTCATCGCGGCCGGGGCGGACTCGGCTGGCCTCGCGGCGCAACTCGGCACGCGCGTTCCGCTGGAAGCCGAGCGCGGCTACCACATCACGATCGCGGATCCGGGCGTTGCGCCACGAATGCCGGTTACCCACACCGACGCCAAGTTCGCCTGTTCGCCGATGAACGTCGGCCTGCGCCTCGCGGGAACCGTCGAGTATGCGGGCATCGATTCGGAGCCGAACTGGCGTCGCGCGGAACTGCTGAAGGCGCAGGCCAGACGCATGTTTCCGGGCGTGCGGCTGGACAAGGTCACGCGCTGGGCAGGCAACCGCCCCAGCCTTCCGGACGGCCTGCCGGTGCTGGGCACAGCGCCGAAGTTCGCCAACGCGTACTTCGCCTTCGGCAACTCCCACTTCGGCATGAGCGCGGGGCCGGTCATGGGCAAGGTGATCGCGGAGATCGTCGCGGGCGGCAAGCCGAGCATCGACGTGGCGCCGTTCGATCCGGCCCGATTCGGCAAGGGGCGAGCCGCGTGA
- a CDS encoding amidase (catalyzes the hydrolysis of a monocarboxylic acid amid to form a monocarboxylate and ammonia) — translation MKAILELAKALAAGTTTSEEIADEALAAATRPDGEGKRVFITLDADKVRAQARSTDTLRKAGIVPSPLAGLPISIKDLFDVAGEVTSAGSVALRNAAPATADSPAIARLRAAGAVLVGRTNLTEFAYSGLGINPHYDTPRNPYDRATGRVPGGSTAGGAVSVTDGMAVIGLGTDTGGSTRIPAALCGIVGYKPSKFRIPTDKVFPLSMSLDSIGPMGPSVACCALTDAVLAGEPPIVPEPATLAGLRLAIPKTLVLDELDEHVGNDFRRALDRLSKAGARLAEIALAPFGEMNDINKPGGLSPMEAYYVHRDLLERDGERYDPRVRLRILGGAKATAVDYLWTLDRRRDWMARVSRELSAYDAFIMPTVACIAPPIAPLIADETAYRRTNARVLRNTNLINFLDGCALSIPCHEPGGAPTGLMLCGLNATDARIFSIGMAIETLFERSRRA, via the coding sequence ATGAAAGCGATACTCGAGCTTGCGAAAGCGCTTGCGGCCGGTACGACAACCAGTGAAGAGATCGCCGACGAAGCGCTGGCCGCCGCAACCCGGCCCGATGGCGAGGGCAAGCGCGTCTTCATCACACTCGATGCGGACAAGGTGCGGGCGCAGGCGCGATCCACCGATACGCTGCGCAAGGCCGGCATCGTGCCCTCCCCGCTGGCCGGTCTGCCGATTTCGATCAAGGACTTGTTCGATGTCGCCGGCGAAGTGACCTCGGCCGGCTCGGTCGCATTGCGCAACGCCGCTCCGGCAACCGCCGATTCGCCGGCAATCGCGCGGCTCCGTGCGGCCGGCGCGGTGCTCGTGGGTCGAACGAATCTCACCGAATTCGCCTATTCGGGGCTCGGCATCAACCCGCACTACGATACGCCGCGCAATCCCTACGATCGTGCAACGGGCCGCGTTCCGGGCGGATCGACCGCCGGCGGCGCGGTGTCGGTCACCGACGGCATGGCGGTGATCGGGCTGGGCACCGACACCGGTGGATCGACCCGCATCCCGGCCGCTTTGTGCGGCATCGTCGGCTACAAGCCGAGCAAGTTCCGCATCCCGACCGACAAGGTATTCCCGCTTTCCATGTCGCTCGATTCGATCGGGCCGATGGGCCCGAGCGTGGCGTGCTGCGCGCTGACCGATGCGGTGCTCGCCGGCGAACCGCCCATCGTGCCCGAGCCGGCGACACTTGCCGGCTTGCGGCTCGCCATTCCGAAGACGCTCGTGCTCGACGAGCTCGACGAGCATGTCGGCAACGATTTCAGGCGTGCGCTCGATCGACTGTCGAAGGCGGGAGCCCGGCTCGCCGAAATCGCACTTGCGCCCTTCGGCGAGATGAACGACATCAACAAGCCGGGCGGCCTGTCGCCGATGGAAGCCTATTATGTCCATCGCGACCTGCTCGAGCGCGACGGCGAGCGCTACGACCCGCGCGTGCGGCTGCGGATCCTGGGTGGCGCCAAGGCGACCGCCGTCGATTACTTGTGGACGCTCGACCGACGCCGCGACTGGATGGCGCGCGTGAGCCGCGAATTGTCGGCCTATGACGCTTTCATCATGCCGACCGTAGCCTGCATCGCGCCGCCGATTGCACCCTTGATCGCCGACGAGACCGCCTACCGGCGCACCAATGCGCGCGTGCTGCGCAATACCAACCTGATCAACTTTCTCGACGGCTGTGCGCTGTCGATACCATGCCATGAGCCGGGTGGCGCGCCGACCGGACTCATGTTGTGCGGATTGAACGCAACCGATGCGCGCATCTTCTCGATCGGCATGGCGATCGAGACGCTGTTCGAGCGAAGCCGCAGGGCATGA
- a CDS encoding 3-hydroxyacyl-CoA dehydrogenase, whose translation MGFDANRPDLLIGVIGAGAMGRGIAQVAAAGGIRVRLTDAKPGAAQEALKFIDGMLKRAAEKGGMTAEQATAATERIQIVDGPVDLKPCHGVIEAVVENPDIKQKLFAELEAIVADDCIIASNTSSLSVTLLANKLKHPGRFAGFHFFNPVPLMRLVEVIDGVLTEPWVGDALMALGKRMTREPVRVKDAPGFLVNQVGRGYSLEASHLVSEGIASFVEVDRVMRDVGGFRMGPFELMDLTALDVTQPASELLYMQFFHEARYRPSLVMRSRLDAGILGRKTKRGFYDYSSGEQAVPPEAPAPGAKPQSVWVSRAEPAGHAALVQLLDKLGAPVESTAKPSAGALILVTPFGEDTTTCALEQGLDPKRTVAVDTLFPMVKRRTIMTCPITEPAYRDAAHGLLASDGVPVVATKDSPGFIAQRIIAMIVNIGCSVAQNQTATPADIDKAVTLGLNYPHGPLAFGDRLGADRILKVLMNMQRVYADQRYRPTLWLSRRARLGVSLLTPDT comes from the coding sequence GTGGGATTCGACGCGAACCGTCCCGACCTGTTGATCGGCGTCATCGGTGCAGGCGCCATGGGCCGAGGCATCGCGCAAGTCGCGGCGGCCGGCGGCATCCGGGTGCGACTGACCGACGCCAAGCCCGGGGCCGCACAGGAAGCGCTGAAATTCATCGACGGCATGCTCAAGCGTGCGGCCGAGAAGGGCGGCATGACGGCCGAGCAGGCAACCGCGGCCACCGAGCGCATCCAGATCGTCGACGGCCCGGTGGATCTCAAGCCCTGTCATGGCGTGATCGAGGCGGTCGTCGAGAATCCGGACATCAAGCAGAAGCTTTTCGCCGAGCTCGAAGCGATCGTCGCCGACGATTGCATCATCGCTTCCAACACCTCCTCGCTCTCGGTCACGCTGCTCGCGAACAAGCTGAAGCATCCCGGCCGCTTCGCCGGCTTTCACTTCTTCAATCCCGTTCCGTTGATGCGCCTGGTCGAAGTGATCGACGGCGTGCTCACCGAACCGTGGGTGGGCGACGCGTTGATGGCGTTGGGCAAGCGCATGACGCGCGAGCCGGTGCGGGTGAAGGATGCACCGGGATTTCTCGTCAACCAGGTCGGACGCGGCTACTCGCTGGAAGCATCGCACCTGGTATCCGAGGGCATCGCCAGCTTCGTCGAGGTCGACCGGGTGATGCGCGATGTCGGCGGCTTTCGCATGGGTCCGTTCGAATTGATGGACCTGACCGCGCTCGACGTCACCCAGCCGGCATCGGAGTTGTTGTACATGCAGTTCTTCCACGAGGCGCGCTACCGGCCTTCGCTCGTGATGCGAAGCCGCCTCGATGCCGGCATCCTCGGGCGCAAGACCAAGCGCGGGTTCTACGACTATTCCAGCGGCGAACAGGCTGTGCCGCCCGAAGCGCCTGCGCCCGGCGCAAAGCCGCAAAGCGTTTGGGTAAGCAGGGCCGAGCCAGCGGGCCACGCGGCGCTCGTGCAACTGCTCGACAAGCTCGGTGCACCGGTCGAATCGACCGCCAAGCCCAGTGCAGGTGCGCTCATCCTGGTGACGCCATTCGGCGAGGACACGACCACGTGCGCGCTCGAGCAGGGGCTCGACCCGAAACGCACGGTTGCGGTCGATACGCTCTTTCCGATGGTCAAGCGGCGCACGATCATGACCTGCCCGATCACCGAGCCCGCGTATCGCGATGCCGCCCATGGGCTGCTCGCTTCGGACGGCGTTCCGGTCGTGGCGACCAAGGACAGTCCCGGCTTCATCGCCCAGCGCATCATCGCCATGATCGTGAACATCGGCTGCTCGGTGGCGCAGAATCAGACCGCGACGCCGGCCGACATCGACAAGGCGGTGACTCTCGGGCTCAACTATCCGCACGGGCCGCTCGCCTTCGGCGATCGCCTCGGCGCCGACCGGATCCTGAAGGTGCTCATGAACATGCAACGCGTCTACGCCGATCAGCGCTATCGCCCGACCCTGTGGCTTTCGCGCCGTGCGCGCCTCGGCGTATCGCTGCTCACCCCGGACACCTAG
- a CDS encoding 3-oxoadipyl-CoA thiolase, with product MLDAYIYDGTRTPIGRYGGKLAPVRPDDMLGSVLRALVDKNPFKAEHIEDMVIGCANQGGEDSRCIARHAGLLAGLPIELGGSVVQRNCASGLNAIVNAAHAITAGEGDLFLVGGVESMSRAPFVMGKSESPFSRDMRIFDSTIGSRFPNPRIVKEFGDDTMPQTADNLAKDFSISREAADKFAYASQQKYATAKGEGFFAGEITAVSLDKGKKAPPEVVGDDEHPRPQTDMAALAKLRALFDGGVTTAGNASGVNDGAAALFIGSLEAGERAGKKPIARVLATGAAGVPPRIMGFGPVPASKKALDRAGLSVKDMDVIEINEAFAAQVLACLKGLEVDLEDSRVNPNGGAIALGHPLGCSGARIALTAARQLQRTGGRYALVSLCIGVGQGMAIVLERV from the coding sequence ATGCTCGACGCCTATATCTACGACGGTACGCGCACCCCGATCGGTCGTTACGGCGGCAAGCTCGCGCCGGTGCGCCCGGACGACATGTTGGGCAGCGTGCTGCGTGCGTTGGTCGACAAGAATCCGTTCAAGGCCGAACACATCGAGGACATGGTCATCGGCTGCGCCAACCAGGGCGGCGAGGACAGCCGTTGCATTGCGCGCCATGCCGGGCTCCTGGCCGGCCTTCCGATCGAGCTCGGCGGCTCGGTCGTGCAGCGCAATTGCGCCAGCGGCCTGAATGCCATCGTGAATGCGGCGCACGCGATCACGGCGGGCGAGGGCGATCTCTTCCTCGTCGGCGGCGTGGAAAGCATGAGCCGCGCGCCGTTCGTCATGGGGAAGAGCGAATCGCCGTTTTCCCGCGACATGCGCATCTTCGATTCGACCATCGGCTCGCGCTTCCCGAATCCGCGCATCGTGAAGGAGTTCGGCGACGACACCATGCCGCAGACCGCGGACAATCTCGCCAAGGACTTCTCCATCTCGCGCGAGGCGGCCGACAAGTTCGCCTACGCCTCGCAGCAGAAATATGCGACCGCGAAAGGCGAGGGCTTCTTTGCCGGGGAGATCACGGCGGTATCGCTCGACAAGGGCAAGAAAGCGCCGCCGGAAGTCGTGGGTGACGACGAGCATCCGCGTCCGCAGACCGACATGGCGGCACTCGCCAAGCTGCGCGCGCTATTCGATGGCGGCGTCACCACCGCGGGCAATGCTTCCGGCGTGAACGACGGCGCGGCGGCGCTTTTCATCGGCAGCCTCGAAGCGGGCGAACGCGCAGGCAAAAAGCCCATCGCGCGCGTCCTAGCCACCGGCGCCGCGGGCGTGCCGCCGCGCATCATGGGCTTCGGTCCGGTGCCAGCATCGAAGAAGGCGTTGGATCGTGCCGGGCTGTCCGTCAAGGACATGGATGTCATCGAGATCAACGAGGCGTTCGCCGCGCAGGTGCTTGCGTGCCTGAAGGGCCTCGAGGTCGATCTCGAAGACAGCCGGGTCAATCCGAACGGTGGCGCGATCGCGCTCGGCCATCCGCTCGGCTGCTCGGGTGCGCGGATCGCGCTCACTGCCGCGCGCCAACTGCAGCGCACCGGCGGGCGTTACGCGCTGGTGTCGCTGTGCATCGGCGTCGGGCAAGGCATGGCGATCGTTCTCGAACGCGTCTGA
- a CDS encoding acyl-CoA dehydrogenase translates to MSSVADPRTLAPIDVASVTLTDGHFDWEDPLLLDSLLTEDERLIRDSARTFAQERLMPRILQANRNETFDISVMRELGEMGFLGATLNGYGCTGIGYVGFGLVARELERVDTSFRSACAAQSSLAMTPIYAYGTEAQREKYLPKMATGELLGCFGLTEPDHGSDPGSMASRARKVDGGWRLSGSKLWITHAPIADIMVVWAKDDSGTIRGFILERGMKGLQTRQIEGKFSVRASPTGEIAMDDVFVPDDNLLPGARGLTGPFGCLNNARFAICWGAMGAAEFCWHAARNYVLERKQFGRPLAANQLIQKKLADMQSEIGIGLLACLHVSRLREQGKATPEMMSLLKRNSAGKALEIARMARDMHGGNGISDEFHVIRHLLNLETVNTLEGTHDVHALVLGRSQTGISAFTG, encoded by the coding sequence ATGTCGAGCGTAGCGGACCCCAGGACGCTCGCGCCAATCGATGTGGCCTCGGTGACGCTCACCGACGGCCACTTCGACTGGGAAGACCCGCTACTGCTCGATTCACTTCTCACCGAAGACGAGCGCCTCATCCGCGACAGCGCACGCACGTTCGCACAGGAGCGGCTCATGCCGCGCATCCTGCAGGCCAACCGCAACGAGACGTTCGATATCTCGGTGATGCGCGAGCTGGGCGAGATGGGGTTCCTCGGCGCGACGCTCAACGGCTACGGCTGCACCGGGATCGGCTACGTGGGCTTCGGGCTGGTGGCGCGTGAGCTCGAACGCGTCGATACGAGCTTCCGCTCGGCCTGCGCGGCGCAGTCTTCGCTCGCCATGACGCCGATCTATGCCTACGGCACCGAAGCGCAGCGCGAGAAGTATCTGCCGAAGATGGCGACGGGCGAGCTCCTCGGCTGCTTCGGCTTGACGGAGCCCGACCACGGCTCGGATCCCGGCAGCATGGCAAGCCGCGCGCGCAAGGTCGACGGCGGCTGGCGGCTGAGCGGCAGCAAGCTCTGGATCACGCATGCGCCGATCGCCGACATCATGGTGGTGTGGGCGAAAGACGACTCCGGAACGATCCGCGGCTTCATCCTCGAGCGCGGCATGAAGGGGCTGCAAACGCGACAGATCGAAGGCAAGTTCTCGGTGCGTGCCTCGCCCACGGGCGAGATCGCGATGGATGATGTATTCGTGCCCGACGACAACCTGTTGCCGGGTGCGCGCGGCCTCACGGGTCCGTTCGGGTGCCTGAACAACGCACGCTTCGCGATCTGCTGGGGTGCCATGGGCGCTGCGGAATTCTGCTGGCATGCGGCGCGCAACTACGTCCTCGAGCGCAAGCAGTTCGGCCGCCCGCTCGCCGCCAACCAGCTCATCCAGAAGAAGCTCGCCGACATGCAGAGCGAGATCGGCATTGGGCTCCTCGCCTGTTTGCACGTGAGCCGGCTGCGGGAGCAGGGCAAGGCCACGCCCGAGATGATGTCACTGCTCAAGCGCAACTCCGCCGGCAAGGCGCTCGAGATCGCCCGCATGGCGCGCGACATGCACGGCGGCAACGGCATCTCGGACGAATTCCACGTCATCCGCCACCTGCTCAACCTGGAAACCGTCAACACGCTCGAAGGCACGCACGACGTGCACGCCCTCGTCCTCGGCCGCAGCCAGACGGGCATTTCGGCTTTCACCGGCTGA
- a CDS encoding toxin-antitoxin system HicB family antitoxin yields the protein MKSMMYKGYAARVEFDAEDRIFVGHVAGIRDIVGFHGRSVAELERAFKTAVEDYLSACEQLGQEPNKPYSGKLLLRVAPEVHAQAAVAAAIAGKSLNQWAAEQLERAASEAI from the coding sequence ATGAAGTCGATGATGTACAAGGGTTACGCTGCGCGCGTAGAGTTCGATGCCGAAGACCGGATCTTCGTTGGGCATGTGGCCGGCATTCGGGATATCGTGGGCTTTCACGGCCGCTCGGTCGCCGAGCTGGAACGCGCGTTCAAGACGGCGGTGGAGGACTATCTTTCCGCCTGCGAGCAGCTTGGCCAGGAGCCGAACAAGCCCTATTCGGGCAAGCTCTTGCTGCGGGTCGCCCCGGAGGTCCATGCCCAGGCGGCGGTAGCGGCCGCAATCGCCGGCAAGAGCCTCAACCAATGGGCAGCCGAGCAGCTCGAGCGCGCTGCGAGCGAGGCGATCTGA
- a CDS encoding YchF/TatD family DNA exonuclease — protein sequence MNIPSDASLVDSHCHIDFPELAADIAGVLERMASNGVTHALCVSVNLEDFPRILKLARSHPNIFASAGVHPDHTGAEPSESQLCSAGSEERVVAIGETGLDYYRTAGDLEPQRERFRRHIRVARALGKPLIIHCRQAAEDLLRIMDEEGAAQAGGVMHCFTESWEVASRAMAMNFYISFSGIVTFRNAAALREVALQVPLERILVETDSPYLAPVPHRGKTNEPAFVRHVAEAIAQLRGGSLQQLAAATTANFNKLFHAF from the coding sequence ATGAACATCCCGTCGGACGCGAGCCTCGTCGACTCGCATTGTCATATCGATTTTCCGGAGCTCGCCGCAGATATCGCGGGGGTGCTCGAGCGCATGGCCTCCAACGGCGTCACGCATGCCTTGTGCGTGAGCGTGAACCTGGAAGACTTTCCGCGCATCCTGAAGCTCGCTCGCAGCCACCCGAACATCTTCGCCAGTGCCGGAGTTCACCCCGATCACACCGGCGCGGAGCCGAGCGAATCTCAACTGTGCTCGGCGGGCAGCGAGGAGCGCGTCGTCGCGATCGGGGAGACCGGGCTCGATTACTACCGCACCGCCGGCGACCTCGAGCCGCAGCGGGAGCGTTTTCGGCGCCACATTCGCGTCGCGCGCGCGCTGGGAAAGCCGCTCATCATCCATTGCCGGCAGGCGGCCGAGGACTTGCTGCGCATCATGGACGAGGAGGGTGCTGCGCAAGCGGGCGGAGTGATGCATTGCTTCACCGAGTCCTGGGAGGTCGCCTCCCGCGCCATGGCGATGAACTTCTACATCTCCTTTTCGGGCATCGTGACGTTTCGCAATGCCGCGGCGCTGCGTGAAGTGGCGCTGCAGGTACCGTTGGAGCGGATACTGGTCGAAACCGATTCGCCGTACCTGGCACCGGTACCGCACCGGGGCAAGACCAACGAGCCCGCCTTCGTGCGCCACGTCGCCGAGGCGATCGCCCAGTTGCGTGGCGGTTCGCTGCAGCAGCTCGCCGCCGCCACAACCGCCAATTTCAATAAATTATTTCATGCATTCTAG
- the holB gene encoding DNA polymerase III subunit delta' yields the protein MSYTVFDWQKSAWELSRAALARGAHALLFAGARGCGKRELALALAAAYLCDAPQPDGRACNQCESCRWLAAGSHPDFALVEPAAEDDDAEPKTRPAPKRSNAITVDQVRGLSDLMSITAHRDAGKAIVVHPAEALNVAASNALLKSLEEPPPRTVFLLVSHRPALLLPTVRSRCQLVPVRIDDPAPARAWLAANAECDDPELVLALAGGAPLAAVSIAEDPVWSRRAGFLRALAAPDADPVRIADLYRDLPPAQVLSWLQTWTFDLVQIRFCGRARYHRDMEPIAAGVAQLLEPIEATRLHRSLLALQRHVNHPLNARLFVEHMLIAYRQALAHNAIPV from the coding sequence ATGAGTTACACCGTGTTCGACTGGCAGAAGTCCGCCTGGGAGCTGAGCCGTGCAGCACTCGCTCGCGGAGCGCACGCATTGCTGTTTGCCGGCGCGCGGGGCTGTGGCAAGCGCGAGCTCGCGCTAGCTCTGGCCGCGGCGTATCTGTGCGATGCGCCGCAGCCCGATGGGCGCGCCTGCAACCAATGCGAAAGTTGCCGCTGGCTCGCGGCCGGCTCGCATCCGGACTTCGCGTTGGTGGAGCCGGCGGCCGAAGACGATGATGCCGAGCCGAAGACGAGGCCAGCGCCCAAGCGCTCGAACGCGATCACCGTCGACCAGGTCCGCGGGCTGTCCGATCTTATGTCGATCACGGCGCATCGCGATGCGGGCAAGGCGATCGTCGTGCATCCGGCCGAGGCGCTCAACGTCGCGGCTTCGAACGCGCTGCTCAAAAGCCTCGAGGAGCCCCCGCCACGGACGGTCTTCCTGCTCGTTTCGCATCGGCCTGCGCTTCTGTTGCCCACCGTGCGCAGCCGCTGTCAGCTCGTGCCCGTGCGTATCGACGATCCAGCTCCCGCGCGGGCCTGGCTCGCAGCCAATGCCGAATGCGACGACCCCGAGCTGGTTCTCGCCCTGGCGGGCGGTGCGCCGCTGGCCGCGGTCTCGATCGCCGAGGATCCTGTCTGGTCGCGCCGGGCCGGCTTTCTGCGCGCGCTGGCCGCGCCTGACGCCGATCCGGTGCGAATCGCCGACCTGTACCGCGACCTCCCGCCGGCACAGGTGTTGTCGTGGTTGCAGACCTGGACCTTCGACCTCGTCCAGATCCGTTTCTGCGGACGCGCCCGCTATCATCGCGACATGGAACCGATCGCGGCCGGCGTTGCCCAATTGCTGGAGCCGATCGAGGCGACCCGGCTGCACCGAAGCTTGCTCGCCCTGCAGCGGCACGTGAACCATCCCTTGAATGCGCGCCTGTTCGTCGAGCATATGCTGATCGCGTACCGACAAGCCTTGGCACACAACGCCATCCCGGTATGA
- a CDS encoding dTMP kinase, whose protein sequence is MTGRFVTLEGIDGAGKSSFIGWIEGRLRAKGVDVVVTREPGGTAVGEELRRLVLNAEIDPVSEALLLFAARKEHLVRLVVPALKRGAWVVCDRFTDATFAYQGAGRGVDTERLAMLEGWIQAGLRPDCTILFELPVAVARARSAGARAPDRFESEQQAFFERVRQGYLARAARDPDRFRIIDASLSMAEIEAQLAAIDWLR, encoded by the coding sequence ATGACAGGCAGGTTCGTCACGCTCGAAGGCATCGACGGCGCCGGCAAGAGCAGCTTCATCGGCTGGATCGAGGGCCGGCTGCGCGCTAAAGGAGTCGATGTGGTCGTTACGCGCGAGCCCGGCGGAACGGCAGTGGGCGAGGAATTGCGGCGCCTGGTGCTGAACGCCGAGATCGATCCGGTGAGCGAAGCCTTGCTGCTGTTCGCCGCGCGCAAGGAGCATCTCGTACGCCTCGTCGTGCCGGCACTGAAACGTGGCGCCTGGGTCGTGTGCGACCGCTTCACCGATGCTACCTTCGCATACCAGGGCGCGGGGCGCGGCGTCGACACCGAACGCCTTGCAATGCTCGAGGGCTGGATTCAGGCGGGGCTGCGGCCCGATTGCACCATCCTGTTCGAGCTGCCGGTTGCCGTGGCGCGAGCTCGCAGCGCGGGCGCGCGCGCCCCCGATCGCTTCGAATCGGAGCAGCAGGCGTTCTTCGAGCGCGTACGCCAGGGCTACCTCGCGCGTGCGGCGCGCGACCCGGACCGATTCCGTATCATCGATGCATCGCTATCGATGGCAGAGATCGAGGCGCAGCTTGCGGCGATCGATTGGCTACGATGA